From a region of the Zingiber officinale cultivar Zhangliang chromosome 4B, Zo_v1.1, whole genome shotgun sequence genome:
- the LOC121977352 gene encoding 30-kDa cleavage and polyadenylation specificity factor 30-like, producing the protein MEDPDGAFSFDFEGGLDAAADLSAGSFAPPDHAEAAAITGFTPPYSAGGAPADGYGRRNFRKTVCRHWLRGLCMMGDACAFLHQYDKDRMPVCRFFRLNGGCREQDCLYRHITSDIKECNMYKLGFCPNGPDCRYRHAKHPGPPPPVEEVFEKIQQLNSQLWFFKISSSHHQPLD; encoded by the exons ATGGAGGACCCTGACGGAGCCTTCAGTTTCGACTTCGAGGGCGGCCTCGATGCTGCCGCCGACCTATCCGCCGGATCCTTCGCGCCGCCCGACCATGCCGAAGCCGCTGCGATCACGGGCTTTACGCCGCCTTACTCGGCGGGCGGCGCGCCTGCTGACGGCTACGGAAGGAGGAACTTCCGGAAGACCGTATGCCGCCACTGGCTTCGTGGCCTCTGCATGATGGGCGACGCCTGCGCCTTCCTTCACCAGTATGACAAGGACCGGATGCCGGTGTGCCGCTTCTTCCGGCTCAACGGAGGGTGCCGCGAGCAGGACTGCCTCTACAGGCACATTACTTCGGACATCAAGGAGTGCAATAT GTATAAACTAGGTTTCTGTCCAAATGGACCTGATTGCCGATATCGACATGCAAAGCATCCCGGCCCGCCGCCACCTGTGGAAGAAGTTTTCGAGAAGATTCAGCAACTAAATTCTCAGTTATGGTTCTTCAAGATTTCGTCCAGTCACCATCAACCCCTGGATTAA
- the LOC121974619 gene encoding BTB/POZ domain-containing protein At1g30440-like — protein MACMKLGSKADGLQRRGRTWFCTTGLPSDVTLQVDEMTFHLHKFPLLSKSGLLEKMIREKSEVGEESCVIELLGCPGGPKALELAAKFCYGMKLELTAANVVHMRCAAEYLEMTEEIAEGNLINETETFLNQIILRSWKDTIKALQTCGDVLPHAEDLQIVKRCIDSLATKACKDTNLVEWPIVEHTPMQSPGGSILWNGISTGAKPRVSSSDWWYEDVSLLNLSLYRRFISAMESHGVRQEIISESITLYANRHLPGLDRRQSISEINFRLESRTSVAPPSEEEQKYLLEEIDKLLPSQKGQIPTKLLFGLLRTAMILRASSTCISNLERRIGIQLDQASLEDLLIPNFSESIEMLYDVDCIQRIVEHFLAQDPMTAGASPDVDDDEQLLGSPLLIPITRVARLVDSYLAEVASDGNLMPSKFQALAAAIPEDARPLDDGLYRAIDIYLKAHPWLTENQREGLCRLMNCQKLSLEACTHAAQNERLPLRVVVQVLFFEQLQLKTSIAGCFLVSDNLDQSRPLRSGLPISGEEGMWASAVRENQVLKVSMDSMRMRVSELEKECSSMREELEKLTRGSGRKFRTNLRYQICSSSGDVVSKEMDALKILEKEQLKLAKHKKQLSTDM, from the exons ATGGCATGCATGAAGCTAGGATCCAAAGCTGATGGACTACAACGGCGAGGGCGGACATG GTTTTGCACAACTGGTCTACCTAGTGATGTGACTCTACAAGTTGATGAGATGACATTTCATCTTCACAAG TTCCCTCTTCTATCAAAGTCTGGTCTTTTGGAAAAGATGATTAGAGAAAAATCTGAGGTGGGAGAAGAGAGTTGTGTTATAGAATTGCTTGGTTGCCCTGGTGGGCCGAAAGCTTTGGAACTCGCTGCCAAATTTTGTTATGGTATGAAACTGGAACTGACTGCTGCGAATGTTGTTCATATGCGTTGTGCTGCGGAGTACCTTGAAATGACAGAAGAAATTGCTGAGGGAAACTTGATCAATGAAACTGAAACTTTTCTTAACCAAATCATTCTTCGTAGCTGGAAAGACACTATTAAGGCACTACAAACTTGTGGTGATGTCCTTCCTCATGCAGAAGATCTTCAAATTGTTAAAAGGTGCATTGATTCTTTGGCTACGAAAGCATGCAAGGACACAAACTTAGTTGAGTGGCCCATTGTTGAGCACACACCCATGCAAAGTCCTGGCGGCAGTATTCTGTGGAATGGTATAAGTACAGGAGCCAAACCAAGAGTTAGTAGCTCTGATTGGTGGTATGAGGATGTTTCCTTGTTAAATCTTTCACTGTACAGGAGGTTTATCTCAGCTATGGAATCACATGGTGTCAGACAAGAGATAATTTCAGAGTCTATCACCTTGTATGCTAACAGGCACCTGCCGGGCCTTGACAGGCGTCAGAGCATATCTGAAATCAACTTTCGTCTAGAATCTAGAACATCAGTGGCTCCTCCATCAGAAGAGGAACAGAAGTATCTTCTTGAGGAGATTGATAAACTTTTGCCATCACAAAAAGGTCAGATACCCACTAAACTTTTATTTGGACTTCTTCGCACAGCTATGATTCTGCGAGCCAGTTCCACCTGCATTTCTAACTTAGAGAGAAGGATCGGAATCCAACTAGATCAGGCTTCCTTGGAAGATTTGTTGATACCTAACTTTTCTGAGTCAATTGAAATGCTCTATGATGTAGACTGTATTCAGAGAATTGTTGAGCATTTTTTGGCTCAGGATCCAATGACTGCTGGGGCCTCTCCTGATGTAGATGATGATGAGCAGTTATTAGGATCACCATTGTTGATACCAATAACTAGAGTTGCAAGGTTAGTTGACAGTTATCTGGCAGAGGTTGCATCTGATGGTAATCTAATGCCATCCAAGTTTCAAGCTTTGGCTGCTGCTATACCAGAAGATGCCCGGCCACTAGATGATGGCCTATATCGTGCCATCGACATATATTTAAAG GCCCACCCATGGCTCACAGAGAATCAGAGGGAAGGACTGTGTCGGCTGATGAACTGTCAGAAGCTTTCTCTAGAAGCTTGCACCCACGCAGCCCAGAATGAGAGACTTCCACTTAGAGTGGTGGTTCAGGTCCTCTTCTTTGAACAACTTCAGCTGAAAACATCAATTGCTGGATGTTTTCTCGTGTCTGACAACCTCGACCAGTCGAGACCCTTGAGGAGTGGTCTTCCAATCTCAGGTGAGGAGGGCATGTGGGCATCAGCCGTCAGGGAGAATCAGGTACTAAAGGTGAGCATGGACAGTATGAGGATGAGGGTTTCTGAACTTGAAAAGGAGTGTTCAAGCATGAGGGAAGAACTCGAGAAGCTAACAAGGGGGAGTGGGAGAAAGTTCAGAACCAATCTCAGGTACCAGATCTGTAGCTCGAGCGGGGATGTCGTTAGCAAAGAGATGGACGCTTTGAAGATACTCGAGAAAGAACAACTGAAGCTTGCAAAACACAAGAAACAACTGTCGACAGACATGTAA